One Thermosipho atlanticus DSM 15807 DNA window includes the following coding sequences:
- a CDS encoding MG2 domain-containing protein — MKKLLIILLILASAISFSKIYFTSPDVLIYPNRTIYFRSNEQFYVQVFRFNINKNVLQGILYGDMEISDFTLKKQSDDVYKIILPDIPGAYYVLVKGGKNAVNNLFFLTHFEAFVASSKKQLFFSVYDLKNKRFINKLYYYDKNLKKTLTGPIFNFDIERYKSKVFFIDNNVVFLSKYGGWSSYPEKKAIVFTDKPIYKPGDIIHFRVNLFKRSKDKYIPYPSTVTISLKDPFNNIIYSNTFKTDEYGGAVFDYKTTSEIITGNYTVIVKENNDVISWFYFLIQDYTKPTYTITLTPSSTQIVAGNTLQVKLKATYLNGDPVKNAEVLFYGFLNTNLINKMRVVTDNNGEAVYYLHLDKPGMYKIQALVVDDSGKQYDKKIYVEAKADNVNIESKIENNILKLYITDLSGNPLNGIGVVTINDVDSYFKVLNGRAEIEIPKNVWKVTVKFGKEIKNIFTRYSRGESGILTADKMEVKLGETVNITVEPKNDVGILVTGAEQIRDFILITKKQTVTIKIPNDEIAKSYFVQFYGLKSYDLLNIKIKHNRVKKLNIVLNKSVYKPGEFVNVAFEKSKSLKIVSVVDEGLYLISNPPSVLENLYPEHPYPDFDVYKSIRYIYFGSLSKFEKNIKSHIFASTKETSERRIRDYFPETAYWNPKLYENEFSFKAPDSITKWRVTAYEISKDYIAEGNINFVVTKPFEIKIFVPDFLTVGDNVNGLLYIKNYTGNKGKVEVKLSAENVEMINFESGTFYIEKDLKIPFKIKVSNEGTATITAEASMLNEYDGIKISIPIQPQYFEKNISKIIKINGEKIFNKEDEIRIINNIKDILKPSIKALIKYPYGCVEQTMSSFYPALVAKKFVEYPNLDDIILKGLQRLLKFQHRDGGWGWWMNDESSVFMTSYVLEGLYYTKLLGYYFPNEVIENAIIYLKKQKLNGYSAFVLNLFGEKVDFQGENIIDYVYTSPEKIREYAIEDNDKAYIKGTGFYSNVQLTSIAIRTLSRNNKYLDLRDKMINYLLSMKRGPFWYSTKDTALSVLAIIESQDFEKYKSNLIIEENEKNIIVKGNGYVEVKSIEKIHSQNVSNGIKIQNELFKRYEVLFDDKYIDAFLPLDSKYIPVSISYTSTPTFFSPIPDDISKIIHGGTPVSFSNNNLVIEGPFKFIGNDYYFEDGFYSVQFAANQDFEIHKGDFLKTVINIDGKGEYLIVEEYLPACAQVIKNYSEKTPDYYGKFSYQWYEDYNLWYSYQDLKKDKIAFFIRYLNPGKLNYYWRVTYNGTFVKKPTYIFNMYYEDTFAIGSLDTFIIK; from the coding sequence ATGAAAAAATTGCTTATAATACTACTTATTTTAGCGTCTGCAATTTCTTTTTCAAAAATCTATTTTACGTCACCAGATGTTCTAATCTATCCCAATCGAACAATTTATTTTAGATCTAATGAACAATTCTATGTACAGGTATTCCGTTTTAACATTAATAAAAATGTGTTACAAGGAATACTTTACGGCGATATGGAAATCTCAGATTTTACGCTTAAAAAGCAATCTGATGACGTGTATAAAATAATACTTCCAGATATCCCAGGAGCTTATTATGTGCTTGTAAAAGGAGGAAAAAATGCAGTTAACAATTTATTTTTCCTAACACATTTTGAAGCATTTGTAGCTTCCTCTAAAAAACAATTGTTTTTCTCTGTATATGATTTGAAAAACAAAAGATTTATTAATAAACTATATTATTATGACAAAAATCTCAAAAAAACGTTAACTGGACCTATTTTTAACTTTGATATTGAACGTTACAAAAGCAAGGTATTTTTTATTGATAACAATGTGGTTTTTCTTTCAAAATACGGTGGTTGGTCTAGTTATCCAGAAAAAAAAGCGATTGTTTTTACCGATAAACCTATTTATAAACCTGGAGATATTATTCATTTCAGGGTTAATTTGTTTAAAAGATCAAAAGATAAATACATTCCTTATCCTTCCACTGTAACGATTTCTTTGAAAGATCCTTTTAATAACATCATATATTCTAATACATTTAAAACCGATGAGTATGGTGGTGCTGTTTTTGATTATAAAACGACCTCTGAAATAATAACAGGAAACTATACAGTAATCGTAAAAGAAAATAATGATGTAATTTCATGGTTCTATTTTTTAATTCAAGATTATACAAAACCAACATATACAATTACATTAACTCCCAGTTCAACTCAGATCGTCGCTGGCAATACCCTGCAAGTAAAATTGAAAGCAACGTATTTAAATGGGGATCCCGTTAAAAATGCAGAAGTTCTATTTTACGGTTTTCTCAATACAAATTTAATAAATAAAATGCGAGTTGTAACAGATAATAACGGTGAAGCTGTTTACTATCTCCATCTTGATAAACCAGGAATGTATAAGATTCAAGCTTTGGTAGTTGATGATTCTGGAAAACAATACGACAAGAAAATTTACGTTGAAGCTAAAGCAGATAATGTAAATATTGAAAGTAAAATTGAAAATAACATTTTAAAATTGTATATAACTGATCTTTCGGGAAATCCCTTAAACGGTATAGGTGTTGTCACAATTAATGATGTTGATTCTTACTTTAAAGTGTTAAACGGAAGGGCAGAGATTGAAATACCAAAAAACGTTTGGAAAGTCACTGTAAAGTTTGGCAAAGAAATCAAAAATATATTCACAAGATATTCTAGAGGAGAAAGTGGTATTTTAACCGCAGATAAAATGGAGGTAAAATTAGGAGAAACAGTTAATATAACAGTAGAACCAAAAAATGACGTAGGAATATTAGTTACAGGTGCAGAACAAATAAGGGATTTTATATTAATAACCAAAAAACAAACAGTTACAATTAAAATCCCCAATGACGAAATTGCAAAAAGTTATTTTGTGCAATTTTATGGCCTAAAATCTTACGATTTGCTAAATATTAAGATTAAACATAACAGAGTTAAAAAACTCAATATTGTACTTAATAAAAGCGTTTATAAACCAGGAGAATTTGTCAACGTTGCATTTGAAAAATCAAAATCTTTAAAGATTGTAAGTGTCGTAGATGAAGGATTATATCTCATTTCAAATCCACCATCTGTTTTGGAAAATTTATACCCAGAACATCCTTATCCAGACTTTGATGTATATAAATCGATAAGATATATTTACTTTGGCTCTCTTTCTAAATTTGAAAAAAATATCAAAAGTCATATTTTCGCCTCAACCAAAGAAACAAGTGAAAGAAGAATAAGGGACTATTTCCCAGAAACTGCGTATTGGAACCCAAAATTATATGAAAATGAATTTTCATTTAAAGCACCGGATAGTATTACCAAGTGGAGAGTAACCGCTTATGAAATTTCTAAAGATTATATTGCGGAAGGAAATATCAATTTTGTGGTTACAAAACCTTTTGAAATAAAGATTTTCGTACCAGATTTTCTAACAGTAGGTGATAATGTAAATGGACTTTTGTACATCAAAAATTACACTGGAAACAAAGGAAAAGTAGAAGTTAAACTTTCTGCAGAAAATGTTGAAATGATAAACTTTGAATCAGGTACCTTTTATATAGAAAAAGATTTAAAAATTCCATTTAAAATAAAAGTTTCAAATGAAGGAACAGCTACAATAACTGCTGAGGCTTCAATGCTTAATGAATATGATGGAATAAAAATTTCTATTCCAATTCAACCACAATATTTCGAAAAAAATATAAGTAAAATAATAAAAATCAACGGTGAAAAGATTTTCAACAAAGAAGATGAAATAAGAATAATAAACAATATAAAAGATATTCTCAAACCTTCAATAAAGGCGTTAATCAAATACCCATACGGCTGTGTAGAACAAACAATGAGTTCTTTCTATCCCGCGCTTGTTGCAAAAAAATTCGTTGAATATCCAAACCTCGATGATATTATTCTAAAAGGATTGCAAAGACTTTTAAAATTTCAACATCGTGATGGTGGATGGGGCTGGTGGATGAATGATGAAAGCAGTGTATTCATGACTTCATATGTTTTAGAGGGCTTGTACTACACAAAACTATTAGGTTATTATTTTCCAAACGAGGTTATTGAAAACGCAATTATATATCTTAAAAAACAAAAATTGAATGGATATTCTGCGTTTGTTTTAAATCTATTTGGTGAAAAAGTTGATTTTCAAGGCGAAAATATAATCGACTATGTCTACACCTCTCCAGAAAAAATTAGAGAATACGCTATTGAAGACAATGATAAAGCGTACATTAAAGGTACAGGATTTTATTCTAACGTCCAACTTACAAGTATTGCTATAAGAACTCTTTCAAGAAATAATAAATATCTTGATCTAAGAGATAAAATGATCAATTATTTATTAAGTATGAAAAGAGGCCCGTTCTGGTATTCGACAAAAGATACAGCACTTTCAGTTCTTGCCATAATAGAAAGTCAAGATTTTGAAAAATACAAAAGTAATCTAATCATTGAAGAGAACGAAAAAAATATTATTGTAAAAGGTAATGGTTATGTGGAAGTTAAATCTATTGAGAAAATCCATTCTCAAAATGTTTCTAATGGAATTAAAATACAAAATGAACTTTTCAAAAGATACGAAGTATTATTCGATGATAAATACATAGATGCATTTTTACCATTAGATAGTAAGTACATTCCTGTAAGCATTTCATATACATCAACACCAACATTTTTTTCTCCAATTCCTGATGATATTTCTAAAATAATTCATGGCGGAACACCTGTTTCGTTTAGTAATAATAACCTTGTAATAGAAGGACCATTTAAATTCATTGGAAACGACTATTACTTTGAAGATGGTTTTTATAGTGTACAATTTGCGGCAAATCAGGATTTTGAAATACATAAAGGAGACTTTTTAAAAACTGTAATTAACATTGATGGTAAAGGTGAATATCTTATAGTAGAAGAGTACTTACCCGCTTGTGCTCAAGTTATTAAAAATTACAGTGAAAAAACTCCCGATTATTACGGTAAATTTTCATACCAATGGTATGAAGATTATAACCTTTGGTACTCTTATCAAGATCTTAAAAAAGACAAAATAGCGTTTTTCATTCGTTACCTTAACCCTGGAAAACTCAACTATTATTGGAGGGTAACTTACAATGGAACCTTTGTTAAAAAACCAACCTATATTTTCAACATGTATTATGAAGACACTTTTGCTATTGGCTCTCTTGATACCTTTATTATCAAATAG
- a CDS encoding M48 family metallopeptidase, translated as MFYIIFLFVIVFEAIWEVVLGIWNMKYSTSSTSIPEVLKDKISEKDFERSKKYLKDTTRVKVASIILNLILTLVFIFWGFPYFESLVSKISNSVILQGLIFFGIYWVINILVNLPIKMYSNFIVEEKYGFNTMTYKTFIADTIKNMVVSIVLFTPLIALLIWILKVESNWWWKVSLVFIAFQLFVTMIYPIFIAPIFNKFTPLEDGELKKKINKLLKTAQFKVSDIYVMDASKRTKKQNAYLTGIGKSKKLVLYDTILDYSQEEILAIVAHELGHNVKKHIPKLLIIVSIFYTLMIYLVNVVYNYILSYHVFNVSKPYSVFIYAFIFISSAISFIVPIVNYIQRKFEYEADAYSAKLVGTTDYLISSLKRLIKENLSNINPLPLYKIWHYNHPSPEERIKRLYDLKI; from the coding sequence ATGTTTTATATTATTTTTTTATTTGTAATTGTTTTTGAAGCAATTTGGGAAGTAGTTTTGGGAATTTGGAATATGAAATATTCGACAAGTTCTACATCTATTCCAGAAGTTTTGAAAGATAAAATTTCTGAAAAAGATTTTGAACGTTCAAAAAAATATTTAAAGGATACTACACGTGTAAAAGTTGCCTCAATAATATTAAATTTAATACTTACTTTGGTGTTTATTTTTTGGGGATTTCCGTATTTTGAAAGTTTAGTTTCAAAAATTTCTAATTCGGTAATTCTCCAAGGATTGATCTTTTTTGGAATATATTGGGTGATTAACATTCTTGTAAATCTTCCAATAAAGATGTATTCAAACTTTATTGTAGAAGAAAAATATGGTTTTAACACGATGACTTATAAAACATTTATAGCAGATACTATAAAGAATATGGTAGTAAGTATTGTGTTATTCACCCCGCTTATAGCATTACTTATTTGGATATTAAAGGTTGAATCTAATTGGTGGTGGAAGGTATCTTTAGTTTTTATAGCTTTTCAACTGTTTGTTACTATGATATATCCCATATTTATTGCACCGATATTTAACAAATTTACCCCTCTTGAAGACGGTGAGTTAAAGAAGAAGATCAACAAGTTATTAAAAACTGCACAATTTAAAGTATCAGATATATACGTTATGGATGCATCAAAGCGAACAAAAAAACAAAATGCTTACTTAACTGGTATTGGAAAGTCAAAAAAACTTGTGTTATACGATACAATATTAGATTATTCTCAAGAAGAAATTTTAGCAATTGTTGCACATGAATTGGGACATAATGTGAAAAAACATATTCCAAAACTTCTGATAATAGTTTCTATTTTCTATACATTAATGATATATTTAGTAAATGTTGTATATAACTATATATTAAGTTATCATGTATTTAACGTATCAAAGCCTTATTCAGTATTTATATATGCATTTATTTTTATCTCTTCAGCTATTTCCTTTATAGTACCAATAGTTAATTATATTCAAAGAAAGTTTGAATATGAAGCAGATGCTTATTCTGCTAAATTAGTGGGAACTACAGATTATTTGATTTCAAGTCTTAAAAGGTTAATTAAAGAAAATTTATCCAATATAAATCCCCTTCCACTTTATAAAATATGGCATTACAATCACCCTTCTCCTGAAGAGAGAATAAAAAGGCTGTATGATTTAAAAATATGA
- a CDS encoding AAA family ATPase, translating into MVNPFKFGVVVKGHDFCDRENEINEIISDIKSGVSITLISPRRYGKTSLILNIFDRLNYLKTVYIDLMGITTIQDFLDVYVRAFFEYLGGVKKITASWKKIFPNLEDLQINFGPFGASFKVSPSIKNIEEVIALPEKIGGQVVVALDEFQEITNIKEIDLLALFRKKAQLFENTTFIFSGSRRHVMYEIFSNLEKPFYRFSKIYNLGSLNKEEAVGFVKHKFESTNIKIDKKLVERLYEICMGHPYYMQYISHILWNISSNNEKCYEENLEEAVNLVLLSERPMFEALWDSLTSNQKMVLKSISYGISPYDLDISAGSVKAALDKLKKLDVVEKINRRYNVVDPFFSMWLKNL; encoded by the coding sequence ATGGTAAATCCCTTCAAGTTTGGTGTGGTTGTTAAAGGGCATGATTTTTGTGATAGAGAAAATGAAATAAACGAGATAATCTCTGATATTAAGAGCGGGGTAAGCATTACTCTCATTTCGCCTAGAAGATATGGAAAGACTTCACTTATCTTAAACATATTTGACAGGTTGAATTATTTGAAAACAGTGTATATTGATTTAATGGGAATTACGACTATTCAAGATTTCTTAGATGTTTATGTAAGAGCTTTTTTTGAATATCTTGGGGGAGTAAAAAAGATTACAGCTTCTTGGAAAAAGATTTTTCCAAATCTTGAAGATTTACAAATAAATTTTGGACCATTTGGCGCCAGTTTTAAAGTTTCACCGAGTATAAAGAATATCGAGGAGGTTATTGCATTACCTGAGAAGATAGGTGGACAAGTTGTTGTTGCACTCGATGAATTTCAAGAAATTACGAATATTAAAGAAATTGACCTTTTAGCACTTTTTAGGAAAAAAGCTCAGTTGTTTGAAAATACGACCTTTATTTTTTCTGGAAGTAGAAGACATGTAATGTACGAAATATTTTCAAATCTTGAAAAACCATTTTATAGGTTTTCCAAGATTTACAATTTAGGTTCGTTAAATAAAGAAGAGGCAGTCGGTTTTGTGAAACACAAGTTTGAATCAACAAATATAAAAATAGATAAAAAACTGGTGGAAAGATTATACGAAATATGTATGGGTCATCCATATTACATGCAGTATATTTCACATATTTTATGGAATATATCATCAAATAATGAAAAGTGTTATGAAGAAAATTTAGAAGAAGCTGTAAATTTAGTTCTTTTATCTGAAAGACCAATGTTTGAAGCACTTTGGGATTCGTTGACTTCAAATCAGAAGATGGTTTTAAAAAGCATATCCTACGGAATTTCACCGTATGATTTGGATATAAGTGCAGGAAGTGTAAAAGCTGCGCTTGATAAGTTAAAAAAGTTAGACGTTGTTGAAAAAATCAATAGAAGATACAACGTGGTTGATCCATTTTTTTCAATGTGGTTAAAAAATTTATAA
- a CDS encoding LacI family DNA-binding transcriptional regulator encodes MHNKKYVTIRDIAKAAGVSINTVSRALNDKPDISEKTKKKILEVAEELGYVRDFAALYMRKKATNIIGVILEDSANMFFAEVLKGIETAARKYGYHIILMNTEREYEAEEQAIKLLLERRVDGLIIAPVQTREEDFKLLLDKDIPFVVLGRHISNFVVDEIHSDEISGAFLATEHLIKTGKKNLVMIDNFLYTSAAKMRLEGYKKALMDYNIKFDEKMVYFSSPQIESGYKVTKEILKNGIKFDGIFCYNDLIAIGAMKALKEEKIKIPEEVAVVGYDDIAFSNFVCPSLTTIRIKKYEMGFKAFKMLYQRLTKRRKKPKRVILDVELIKREST; translated from the coding sequence GTGCATAACAAAAAATATGTAACAATAAGAGATATTGCTAAAGCAGCGGGTGTTTCTATAAATACAGTTTCAAGGGCTTTGAATGACAAACCAGATATAAGTGAAAAAACAAAGAAGAAGATTTTGGAGGTTGCTGAGGAACTCGGATATGTTCGTGATTTTGCAGCTTTGTATATGAGAAAAAAAGCAACGAATATTATAGGAGTAATTTTGGAAGATAGTGCAAATATGTTTTTTGCAGAGGTGTTAAAAGGTATAGAAACTGCCGCTAGGAAATATGGCTATCATATAATTTTGATGAATACTGAGAGAGAATATGAAGCTGAAGAACAAGCAATAAAACTTCTTTTGGAACGGAGAGTAGATGGACTAATAATAGCACCTGTTCAAACTAGAGAAGAAGATTTTAAATTACTTCTTGATAAAGATATACCTTTTGTGGTTTTAGGAAGACATATTAGTAATTTTGTAGTTGATGAGATACATAGTGATGAAATAAGTGGTGCGTTTTTAGCTACGGAACATTTAATTAAAACTGGTAAGAAAAATTTGGTAATGATTGATAATTTTCTTTATACGTCTGCAGCTAAGATGAGACTAGAAGGTTATAAAAAAGCATTGATGGATTATAATATAAAGTTTGATGAAAAAATGGTTTACTTTTCATCACCACAAATAGAGAGTGGTTACAAAGTAACAAAAGAAATATTAAAGAATGGAATTAAATTTGATGGAATATTTTGTTATAACGATTTGATAGCAATAGGAGCTATGAAAGCTTTGAAAGAAGAGAAAATAAAAATTCCAGAAGAAGTTGCGGTAGTAGGATATGATGATATAGCGTTTTCTAATTTTGTGTGTCCCTCATTAACTACAATTAGAATAAAAAAGTATGAAATGGGTTTTAAGGCGTTTAAAATGTTATATCAAAGATTAACAAAAAGAAGGAAAAAACCTAAAAGGGTAATTCTAGATGTTGAATTAATAAAAAGGGAATCAACATAA
- the oraE gene encoding D-ornithine 4,5-aminomutase subunit OraE, with protein MLDPKKQIDIDEILKDLDKYRPKRKGWTWRKHLPDGSKIGEYEYYQVSENLKNSIPLPAAHYFGNIDPQPDVIITSEIASGRFEDDIRRMRMAAWHGADHIMVIRTLGQSHYDSLIEGTPEGVGGIPITRKQLRATRKALDLIEEEVGRPINFHSYVSGVAGPEIAVLFAEEGVNGAHQDPQYNVLYRGINPIRSFVDAAVAKKIMASVNMLQIDGAHNANASAKLAWTVMPELLVQHGINCMYSLKAGMRKEYIALSTVPPVVSPMPEFRYNLPYAVALRELFDGFKFRAQMNTRYIESDLFDATRIHVLNTLISRLTSADLQSTITPDEGRNVPWHVNSIRGVETAKHTLIALDGMKKYVKIDEKEIRTKVRELKMRAILMLEEILEMGGYFEALEAGMFVDNGYYPERIGDGIARKKDGEIAANTVVPRDKDYMAPVCEHFGYNNLPEGVEKPCDLIGGCTFHNPDKIQFIDELDETDNVKIRLEKIRDMKKRNVIKPEVEWFSDGWIQLDMTFALPEELAEAAAITMCEKLGLEEPTIIHKSVLHPAEGTYIEVKAKVPFEIEVDKLVIPKKPETLPEEEIFEFVKNNPIHVVAGTVGNDEHSVGLREILDIKHGGIEKYGIKYTYLGTSVPPEKLIDAAIETGAKAILASMIITHNDVHIQNMKKLHELAVEKGIRDKILIIAGGTQINNDLAVENGLDAGFGRGTKGIHVASFIVKKLKQQEK; from the coding sequence ATGCTTGATCCAAAAAAACAAATTGATATAGATGAAATTTTAAAAGACCTTGATAAATATAGGCCCAAAAGAAAGGGATGGACTTGGAGAAAACACCTTCCAGATGGTTCCAAAATAGGAGAATACGAATATTACCAAGTAAGTGAAAATTTGAAAAATTCAATCCCCTTACCAGCTGCCCATTATTTTGGTAATATTGATCCTCAACCAGACGTTATAATAACTTCTGAAATTGCATCTGGACGATTTGAGGATGATATTAGAAGAATGAGAATGGCTGCTTGGCATGGCGCAGATCATATTATGGTTATTAGAACCCTGGGACAATCTCATTACGACAGCCTCATAGAAGGTACACCTGAAGGTGTTGGAGGAATTCCCATTACAAGAAAACAACTTCGTGCAACAAGAAAAGCTCTTGATTTAATTGAAGAAGAAGTTGGAAGGCCAATTAATTTTCATAGTTATGTTTCAGGTGTTGCTGGTCCTGAAATTGCTGTTCTTTTTGCCGAAGAAGGAGTTAATGGCGCACATCAGGACCCCCAATACAATGTGTTGTATAGGGGTATAAATCCGATTCGATCATTCGTAGATGCAGCAGTTGCAAAAAAAATCATGGCCTCTGTAAATATGCTCCAAATTGATGGTGCTCATAACGCAAATGCCTCTGCAAAACTTGCCTGGACTGTAATGCCTGAACTTCTAGTACAACATGGAATAAACTGTATGTATTCACTTAAAGCTGGTATGAGAAAAGAATACATAGCTCTTTCAACTGTTCCTCCCGTTGTTTCTCCAATGCCTGAATTTAGATACAATCTTCCATACGCAGTTGCGTTAAGGGAACTTTTTGATGGCTTTAAATTCAGAGCACAAATGAATACTAGATACATAGAATCAGATCTCTTTGATGCTACAAGAATTCACGTTTTAAATACATTAATATCAAGACTTACATCTGCAGATTTACAATCCACAATCACTCCAGATGAAGGAAGAAACGTACCTTGGCATGTAAATTCAATTAGAGGAGTTGAAACAGCAAAACATACCCTTATAGCATTAGATGGTATGAAAAAGTATGTAAAAATTGATGAAAAAGAAATAAGAACAAAAGTAAGGGAACTAAAAATGCGTGCTATTCTAATGCTTGAAGAAATTTTAGAAATGGGAGGATATTTTGAAGCATTAGAAGCTGGTATGTTTGTAGATAATGGATACTATCCAGAAAGAATAGGTGATGGTATTGCAAGAAAAAAAGATGGTGAAATTGCTGCCAATACTGTCGTTCCAAGAGATAAAGATTACATGGCACCAGTTTGTGAACATTTCGGGTACAATAACCTACCAGAAGGTGTTGAAAAACCATGTGATTTAATAGGAGGTTGTACATTCCACAATCCAGATAAGATTCAATTCATAGATGAATTGGACGAAACTGATAATGTAAAAATCAGACTTGAAAAAATCCGTGATATGAAAAAAAGAAACGTTATAAAACCGGAAGTTGAATGGTTCTCAGATGGATGGATACAATTAGATATGACTTTTGCCCTTCCTGAAGAACTTGCAGAAGCTGCTGCAATTACCATGTGTGAAAAATTGGGACTTGAAGAACCGACAATTATTCACAAAAGCGTATTACATCCAGCTGAAGGAACGTACATTGAAGTAAAGGCAAAAGTTCCATTTGAAATTGAAGTTGATAAACTAGTAATTCCAAAAAAACCAGAAACCCTTCCTGAAGAAGAAATATTTGAATTTGTAAAAAACAACCCAATTCACGTTGTTGCAGGAACAGTGGGAAATGACGAACATTCAGTTGGCTTAAGGGAAATACTTGATATAAAGCACGGCGGAATCGAAAAGTATGGTATTAAATACACGTATCTTGGAACAAGTGTGCCACCTGAAAAGTTAATAGATGCAGCGATAGAAACGGGAGCAAAAGCAATACTTGCTTCTATGATTATCACTCATAACGATGTTCATATACAAAATATGAAAAAATTACATGAACTTGCAGTTGAAAAGGGTATTAGAGATAAAATATTAATTATCGCTGGAGGAACCCAGATTAATAACGATCTTGCCGTTGAAAATGGACTTGATGCAGGATTTGGACGTGGCACTAAAGGAATTCACGTTGCCTCCTTTATCGTTAAAAAATTAAAACAACAAGAAAAATAA
- a CDS encoding ornithine aminomutase subunit alpha, translated as MKPRKDDFQERSKHLQKMTDEELNQYFWHLVEKVVEPLIKLAETHTSPSVERSVLLRMGFNSIETKKLVDMIFQRDLLSKGAGHIVWRIAKEKNLDIIEAGRQLIEGKHWEDVDRIFKGVKKDA; from the coding sequence TTGAAACCTAGAAAAGATGATTTTCAGGAAAGAAGTAAACATTTACAAAAAATGACTGATGAAGAATTAAACCAATATTTTTGGCATCTCGTTGAAAAAGTTGTTGAACCTCTAATAAAATTAGCTGAGACTCATACATCCCCCTCTGTTGAGAGATCCGTACTCTTAAGAATGGGGTTTAACAGCATTGAGACAAAAAAATTGGTTGATATGATTTTTCAAAGAGATTTACTTTCAAAAGGCGCAGGACACATTGTTTGGAGAATAGCAAAAGAAAAAAATTTGGATATCATTGAAGCTGGGAGACAGCTTATTGAAGGAAAACATTGGGAAGATGTAGATAGGATTTTCAAAGGGGTGAAGAAAGATGCTTGA